A region from the Actinoplanes sp. OR16 genome encodes:
- a CDS encoding LuxR C-terminal-related transcriptional regulator, with protein sequence MAWPPLPQEVIRRQRLLEALEAGADRAVTVLCAGAGWGKTVLAGTWAQTRVARGPLAWLTLHNGHNDPYIFWSDLVIALRAAGALRPGQVLPSRGSVRGVDGPTVLRRMSTGMGSFPGPLVIVLDDLHEITEPRVLEDIAGLLRDPPPRLRLVLISRTDPELPLHRLRAAGRLTEIRSHDLAFRPDEAAELLALRGRPMPAPVLAALMQATEGWAAGLRLAVDAPPGTDPDEAAADYLIREVLAALPAQVRQFLLYTSVPDRICGGLASSLTGRPHAQALLEQLARSNLFLTRIGPGGWFQYHRQFQAALRQRLGLEQMDDPARLHVLAARWHAREGSPLSALHHAATAGDWPMVGRLVADHGMPLFYSANRADLLDVLGDIPRELLASSAELALCDALLTYGLGDVSGVAQRLHRARHLLAHRDIGRRRVVAMALDVLEATITTRWRGDMPRLVKVSTWVLAELAKLRWDQVPAMPKYRAIALNNKGIGLLWSQRVDHADRYLWAAVTGARAARIPGVEVSALGHLALLSLLRGSLTEARLHATAALTVADRITGQDQTSTAPAHLAQAVIAMQQGNDVEADEALRRALHASGDQPEATIFVLTGAVRASFLIDRGEPHAAQTELDKLAKETAPHMDAPMLRRVVELTQSDIDVALHDPQAVLSRYAGLLELHPAEQLRLAQAYQAVGRPAEAERALAVVREGPDRGAAVSAWLLTALAAEARGRSGRAGEAVTKALAAAEPEGLVRPFRRHGAERLLVLAERQQWTDTRVPPRGSVLTEITGEHPVIAPATQADTLSERETDVLQYMPTVLTAAEIADDLNISVNTVKAHLRSIYRKLGAGRRREAVMTARQLGLL encoded by the coding sequence GTGGCATGGCCGCCGTTACCGCAGGAGGTGATCCGGCGGCAGCGTCTTCTCGAGGCGTTGGAAGCCGGCGCCGACCGGGCGGTGACGGTTCTGTGCGCCGGCGCGGGCTGGGGGAAGACCGTGCTGGCCGGCACGTGGGCGCAGACCAGAGTGGCGCGGGGGCCGCTCGCCTGGTTGACGCTCCACAACGGGCACAACGACCCGTACATCTTCTGGTCGGATCTGGTGATCGCGCTGCGTGCCGCGGGTGCGCTGCGTCCAGGGCAGGTGCTGCCGAGCCGCGGATCGGTGCGCGGCGTCGACGGACCTACTGTCCTGCGGCGCATGAGCACGGGTATGGGATCGTTCCCAGGTCCGCTGGTGATCGTCCTCGACGACCTGCACGAGATCACCGAGCCGCGGGTGCTGGAGGACATCGCCGGGCTGCTGCGGGATCCGCCGCCGCGGTTGCGACTGGTTCTGATCAGCCGCACCGATCCGGAACTGCCGTTGCACCGGCTGCGCGCCGCCGGGCGGCTCACCGAGATCAGGTCGCACGATCTGGCGTTCCGGCCCGATGAGGCAGCCGAGCTGCTCGCCCTGCGCGGCCGGCCGATGCCCGCGCCGGTGCTCGCCGCGCTGATGCAGGCCACCGAGGGCTGGGCCGCGGGACTGCGGCTGGCCGTGGACGCGCCGCCCGGTACCGATCCGGACGAGGCGGCCGCCGACTACCTGATCCGTGAGGTGCTCGCCGCGCTGCCGGCGCAGGTGCGGCAGTTCCTGCTCTACACGAGCGTCCCGGATCGGATCTGCGGTGGACTGGCCAGCTCGCTGACCGGCCGGCCGCACGCGCAGGCGCTGCTGGAACAGCTGGCCCGCTCCAACCTGTTCCTCACCCGGATCGGCCCGGGCGGCTGGTTCCAATATCACCGGCAGTTCCAGGCGGCGCTGCGGCAGCGGCTCGGCCTGGAGCAGATGGACGACCCGGCTCGGCTGCACGTGCTCGCCGCCCGGTGGCACGCCCGCGAGGGCAGCCCGCTGTCGGCGCTGCACCACGCCGCCACGGCCGGTGACTGGCCCATGGTGGGTCGTCTCGTCGCCGACCACGGCATGCCGCTGTTCTACTCCGCGAACCGCGCCGACCTGCTCGACGTCCTCGGCGACATCCCCCGGGAGCTGCTGGCGAGCAGCGCCGAACTGGCACTCTGCGACGCCCTGCTCACCTACGGCCTCGGCGACGTGAGTGGGGTGGCGCAGCGGCTTCACCGGGCCCGGCATCTGCTGGCCCACCGCGACATCGGCCGCCGGCGGGTCGTCGCGATGGCGCTCGACGTCCTCGAGGCGACGATCACGACGCGCTGGCGCGGCGACATGCCCCGGCTCGTCAAGGTCTCCACCTGGGTGCTCGCCGAGCTGGCCAAACTCCGCTGGGACCAGGTGCCGGCGATGCCGAAGTACCGGGCGATCGCGCTGAACAACAAGGGCATCGGCCTGCTCTGGTCACAGCGGGTCGACCACGCCGACCGCTACCTGTGGGCCGCGGTCACCGGCGCCCGGGCAGCGCGGATCCCCGGGGTCGAGGTGAGCGCGCTCGGCCACCTGGCCCTGCTGAGCCTGCTGCGCGGATCGCTGACCGAGGCCCGGTTGCACGCCACCGCGGCGCTCACCGTCGCCGACCGGATCACCGGCCAGGACCAGACGTCCACGGCGCCCGCGCATCTCGCCCAGGCCGTCATCGCCATGCAGCAGGGCAACGACGTCGAAGCCGATGAGGCGCTGCGGCGAGCATTGCACGCGTCGGGGGACCAGCCGGAGGCGACGATCTTCGTGCTGACCGGCGCCGTACGCGCATCGTTCTTGATCGATCGTGGCGAACCGCATGCCGCGCAGACGGAACTCGACAAGCTGGCGAAGGAGACGGCGCCGCACATGGACGCGCCGATGCTCCGCCGCGTCGTCGAGCTGACGCAGAGTGACATCGATGTGGCGCTCCATGATCCCCAGGCGGTGCTTTCCCGGTACGCCGGACTGCTCGAACTACACCCTGCCGAACAACTACGCCTGGCCCAGGCTTATCAGGCGGTCGGCCGTCCCGCCGAGGCGGAACGCGCCCTCGCCGTGGTCCGGGAGGGGCCGGACCGTGGCGCGGCGGTCTCCGCCTGGCTGCTCACCGCGCTGGCCGCCGAGGCGCGCGGCCGCAGCGGGCGGGCCGGCGAAGCGGTGACGAAGGCCCTCGCCGCCGCCGAACCCGAAGGCCTGGTGCGCCCGTTCCGCCGGCACGGCGCCGAGCGCCTGCTGGTCCTCGCCGAGCGCCAGCAGTGGACCGACACCCGCGTCCCGCCCCGGGGCAGCGTCCTCACCGAGATCACCGGCGAGCACCCGGTGATCGCGCCGGCCACGCAGGCCGACACCCTCAGCGAACGCGAGACCGACGTCCTGCAGTACATGCCGACGGTCCTGACCGCCGCCGAGATCGCCGACGACCTGAACATCTCGGTGAACACGGTCAAGGCCCACCTGCGATCGATCTATCGCAAGCTGGGCGCGGGCCGCCGCCGGGAGGCGGTGATGACGGCCCGTCAGCTGGGACTGCTGTGA
- a CDS encoding Hsp20/alpha crystallin family protein, with product MLLRTDPFRELDRVFEQFTGTSSRPAVMHVDAERDGDVFYVFFDLPGVDPDSIDVTVERNVLQVQAERRRRVKDDVEPVISERPMGVFNRQLFLADTLDTDRLEAVYDNGVLTLRIPISDRAKPRRIAIGSGNGGRKQIKG from the coding sequence ATGCTTCTGCGCACCGATCCGTTCCGTGAGCTCGACCGGGTTTTCGAGCAGTTCACCGGCACCAGCAGCCGGCCGGCGGTGATGCATGTCGACGCCGAGCGTGACGGTGACGTCTTCTACGTGTTCTTCGATCTGCCCGGCGTGGACCCCGACTCGATCGACGTGACCGTCGAGCGCAACGTCCTGCAGGTCCAGGCGGAGCGCCGGCGGCGGGTCAAGGACGACGTCGAGCCGGTGATCAGCGAGCGGCCGATGGGCGTGTTCAACAGGCAGCTGTTCCTGGCCGACACCCTCGACACCGACCGGCTCGAGGCCGTGTACGACAACGGCGTGCTGACCCTGCGCATCCCGATCTCGGACCGCGCCAAGCCCCGCCGGATCGCCATCGGCTCCGGCAACGGGGGCCGGAAACAGATCAAAGGCTGA